The Camelus dromedarius isolate mCamDro1 chromosome 19, mCamDro1.pat, whole genome shotgun sequence genome segment AGTCACTCCTCCCCTTTGGTGTTACCGGAGCTCACTCTTGTTACTTTTTGGCTTGGACTCTGTAGGTGTGGGGCCCgggttttggtggggggggggggaggtattCTTTTTGTGGAATCTGCCTGGTTTAGGAGATACATTGCTGAGATCTTATGTGGGTTGGTCCAACCTAAGCTTCTCATGGGAGAGACTCAAAAGGCAGAAGGGATTATAGTTATAGTCCCACCTGCCCATTTTACTTCTAGAAAAACTAAGACCCCAAATATGGAAGCCACTTGTGAGGAAAAAGTTTATGGCAGAGCTCAACCTAGATCCTGGGTGTCCGACTCGAAGCCCAGTCCTTAGATTTCCCTTCTGTCTCCAGAGTGAAGAAAGTAGTTCCCCCTCCGTTACCCTCTGAAGACTAGTTCACCCATCAGAGGGAGtcgaaaacaaaaacacattgaTTGTGCCTGCAGGGTCCCATTACCATGAGGGACGGCCAAAATCCAAACAAaatcaaatcaaaccaaaacaaaatccaCAGCGAGCCTGATACTGAGTAAGGTGATACTTCCAAGGGGAGGACTTATTCCTTAGGTGAGAATCAAAAGAGACACATTGGCAATTACTGGACAGACTTCTGGCAAGGGACCCTTCTACAGTCATGTGATCTTACCAGATCACAGAAGACATGCAGCATGGGCAGGAACTGTGCACATGGCACGATGCCCCCTCCCGTCTCCTCCGGGGCCCCTTTCAGCATTACCATGTACAACTTGAGTGgaaaataggttttcaaaacctTGTGAGTCATAGTTTCGCGTGGAAGTGCCCCCCTCCTAAGAACTGTTAACAAAGTAGAAAGttagaaaggggaagaaaatatgaaacagaTACCAAAGCAGAGATGTCATAATTTTGGACAAAAAACAAGGCTACTATATATCGAGAAGAAACTGAATGTTGTTGAGAGTTCACATAGAATTTTAATGACTCGGAAAAACTGATTTTCTCCTGGTTGGGTCTACACGCGCAGGGCCATTGACAGGCATGTGATCCTGTTACATTTCACTATCCTAAGTTCCACTACCAGACATTGTGGCGTGAGCTCCTTCTGTCTTAATGGAATGAGACTGCCCCAAAGAATGCAATCTTTGGAGACTATTAGACTATTAATTATGCTAATCTCTTTTGTTCCTCTCTTTCAATAACAGGCACATTGTTCCATATGGACTTGGAAGCCCTTCTAGGTCCAAGCGATCCTTAAAGGATTTATTTCCCACAAAGGCGACACTCCACAGGAACAGATGCCAGTGTGCAagccaaaaagacaagaaatgctGGAATTTTTGCCAAGCAGGAAAAGAACTCAGGTGAGTCAAAACAACTTTGTTTTCTATCAGTTTTATGGCCTCCTGACCTTCTCCCTCTTATGATGCTGCCTTGTTATTTGAAAGATTAACTGAGGCCTTGAGAGCAACTGGAGGTACCGTGGCTGAAATGTTTTCCCTCTGTGTATTTTAATAGGGACCAAGACACTATGGAGAAAGGCTGGAATAACCAAAAGAAAGGCAGAGACTGTTCCCAGCCTGGCGAGAAGTGTATTCAGCAGCAGCTAGTGGcaggaaggaaaataagaagGTAAGAGGCTCCCAAGAACAGCTGGCCCCCATCCCCTGTGAATGGTCTCTGCTCCTAGTCACTCTTACCTCGATGGGGGAAAGGCTTAGGAGACAATGGCAAAGGAAAGGGGGATCTCTGCATTCCAAAGGATTCGCTCTCAAATGTTTTCCTGAAGGCCTTGAATGCAGACTGCTGCCCACTGTACATTTTGGGGATTTTTTagcacacacacactactcaTTCTAAAGGTAGATTTTCCAAACAAGATGTATCAAGAGACACCTTTGTTATTTGATCACATCTACTTTTTGCCTCTCTGAGTCAGTATATTTACTGCTTTccctaagaaattaaaaatcacttcagggagatttttgtttgtttgtttaatcaaAGTGTCATGTATAATCCAATTCTTCAAAAAGTAGTATTCAAATGgccaaagggaaaataaagttaTTAGGTAGGGTTGGTGAGAGTTAGAACAGGTcattttttcaggtttatttattaatttttttaaacagggaaaTGCATCTGGTCGACAGAGCCAGTGTCATTCCCAAAAGCTCTCTCGTTTTTCAGTCAGTCATGAGCTGGGGCAGAGAAGGGATCTGGGTTAGAAGTAACACCACAGGGTTGCTCTGAGCAGCTCTCGAGTGACAACCCTTCCAAATCCCAAACAGTTTGGAATTCACAGACAGGAGGGAGGAATCCTGCTTTCAGATCTGTCCCATAGTCTACATTTCCCTATCATGGTCAGTGGAAACTTCTCCTCAAAATCCATTGGCAAGGAGTTCCAGGATCCAAGTGTTCTGAGCATAGGCCTGGCAGCCAGGAATGACTTTTTGAGCTGTTTACTACTGACGTGAGGACATCCTAGCGGCCTGTGACATCCCACGTGCCCTGAAAGTTTCCCTGTTTGTGAACTCAGGCCACTAATGCTCACTCCCCTAGATCTCAAGATTACGTAAAACAACGTTTCTGAGCTGACttggaaattatttattttttctcttagtttCTATTATATCAACTATTAAATCAGTGCTACagttcttccctctttctttgtcctgcaaaaacaaatttttttaaattgccatagAACATTTGCTTTGGGCCTACCTGTATGGGTCctcttttttaaatctctttcccGCTAAGTCACCTTCAATTCCTTATGTGATTAAGAAGACACTCGTGACTCTTTGAAACCTGTGCTGAATTGGTCTCTCCACACACTCCCACAGAGGTTGGGACAGTGGTTGGGGGAGGGCTAAAGGAGGGAAGAGAATATCTCTAGTTTACCTTAAAATTgtactttaaaattgtatttaataccCAGTTCCCTTTAGATATGACCATATCCCTCTtctccccccagcctccccccaccccattctagGCATAAAGGgtagtttattttcacttgagGTTAGCAGAGTACCATGCGGTTGTGGGTGGGGGTGAAAGTTCAGGATCCAGATTTAGATTTGTTTGTGCCAGTTTCTAATTTTAGATGTTTCTTTTGCCCAGGAATGAtttttgctcaaaaaaaaaaaattttttttttgttttctcttgttttaataGGTTGGAGGCCATCAGCAACAGCATCAAAACATCCTTTCACATTGCCAAGCTGAAAGCCAAGCTCtacagagag includes the following:
- the EDN1 gene encoding endothelin-1 → MDYFPMIFALLFVAFHGATETAVLGAELSTGVEGGGEKPSPSTPWRPRRSKRCSCSSLMDKECVYFCHLDIIWVNTPEHIVPYGLGSPSRSKRSLKDLFPTKATLHRNRCQCASQKDKKCWNFCQAGKELRDQDTMEKGWNNQKKGRDCSQPGEKCIQQQLVAGRKIRRLEAISNSIKTSFHIAKLKAKLYREKKVTHNRTH